A window from Bordetella petrii encodes these proteins:
- a CDS encoding ZIP family metal transporter: MNHTDTVTTARDWRTAWRAQAQARPLVTLGLAAATLAVLWLLGSGLYQGLTGVERDYIRYAFAGGMAGFAAGMMLAASAFSLILPGLDAARGLVGDGPMAAAVVVLGLALGVLLMLGLDAFTPHEHDSTGPCGPEAERISRVWLFVLAITLHNLPEGMAIGVGFANGDMQVGIPLTSAIAIQDIPEGLAVAMALRATGLSPLRAALVAVASGLMEPLGALVGLGMSSGLALAYPVSLGLAAGAMIFVVSHEVIPETHRNGHQTPATVGLMAGFAVMMFLDTALG; this comes from the coding sequence ATGAATCACACCGACACTGTCACAACGGCCCGCGACTGGCGCACCGCCTGGCGGGCCCAGGCCCAGGCGCGCCCGCTGGTCACCCTGGGCCTGGCGGCGGCCACCCTGGCAGTGCTGTGGCTGCTGGGGTCGGGCCTGTACCAGGGCCTGACCGGTGTCGAGCGCGACTATATCCGCTACGCCTTCGCGGGCGGCATGGCCGGTTTCGCCGCCGGCATGATGCTGGCCGCCAGCGCTTTTTCGCTGATTCTGCCCGGCCTGGACGCCGCGCGCGGGCTGGTGGGCGACGGCCCCATGGCCGCCGCCGTGGTGGTGCTGGGACTGGCGCTGGGCGTGCTGCTGATGCTGGGCCTGGACGCCTTCACGCCGCACGAGCACGACAGCACCGGTCCGTGCGGCCCCGAGGCCGAGCGCATCAGCCGGGTATGGCTGTTCGTGCTGGCCATCACGCTGCACAACCTGCCCGAAGGCATGGCCATTGGCGTGGGCTTCGCCAACGGCGACATGCAGGTCGGCATTCCGCTGACCTCGGCCATCGCCATCCAGGACATTCCCGAAGGCCTGGCCGTGGCGATGGCGCTGCGGGCCACCGGCCTGTCGCCGCTGCGCGCGGCGCTGGTGGCGGTGGCCTCGGGCCTGATGGAGCCGCTGGGGGCCCTGGTGGGGCTGGGCATGTCCAGCGGCCTGGCGCTGGCCTATCCGGTCAGCCTGGGCCTGGCCGCCGGCGCGATGATTTTCGTGGTGTCGCATGAGGTCATTCCGGAAACCCATCGCAACGGCCACCAGACGCCGGCCACGGTCGGCCTGATGGCGGGCTTTGCGGTAATGATGTTCCTGGATACGGCACTGGGATAA
- a CDS encoding GNAT family N-acetyltransferase codes for MLTLRPALESDLPYLLALRRQTMDEHLASSGLPADDATHLARIRYHWEDAHIVLFDGAPAGLLKSYRGPAAWHVVQVQVAPQYQGRGLGARLLREVLAQADAAGLPAQLDVLKTNPARRLYERLGFRIVADTGAEFHMERPAGGSAGQ; via the coding sequence ATGTTGACGCTGCGCCCCGCACTCGAGTCCGACCTGCCTTACTTGCTGGCGCTGCGGCGCCAGACCATGGATGAGCACCTGGCCAGCAGCGGCTTGCCCGCCGACGACGCCACGCACCTGGCGCGCATCCGCTATCACTGGGAAGATGCGCACATCGTGCTGTTCGACGGCGCGCCGGCCGGCCTGTTGAAATCGTATCGCGGGCCGGCGGCCTGGCATGTGGTGCAAGTGCAGGTCGCGCCGCAATACCAGGGGCGGGGCCTGGGCGCGCGCCTGCTGCGCGAGGTGCTGGCGCAGGCCGATGCGGCGGGCCTGCCCGCGCAGCTCGACGTGCTCAAGACCAACCCCGCCCGCCGGCTGTACGAACGGCTGGGCTTTCGCATCGTGGCCGATACCGGGGCCGAATTCCATATGGAACGCCCCGCCGGCGGCAGCGCCGGCCAGTAA
- a CDS encoding YciI family protein, translating to MPYMLLIVEPIGQRAQRTPEAGRAAYESMVRYADGLKARGLLQDAQSLKSEAEGVKLQVRDGRQRLLDGPYAKAREMIGGFFLLNCATREEAVAIAAECPAAQWCTVEIRELGPCFA from the coding sequence ATGCCCTACATGCTGCTTATCGTCGAACCCATCGGCCAGCGGGCCCAGCGCACGCCCGAAGCCGGCCGCGCCGCCTACGAAAGCATGGTGCGCTACGCCGACGGCCTGAAGGCCCGCGGCCTGCTGCAGGACGCCCAATCGCTCAAGTCGGAAGCCGAGGGCGTGAAACTGCAAGTGCGCGACGGGCGGCAGCGCCTGCTCGACGGCCCGTACGCCAAAGCCAGGGAAATGATCGGCGGCTTTTTCCTGCTGAACTGCGCCACCCGCGAAGAAGCGGTGGCGATCGCGGCCGAATGCCCGGCCGCGCAATGGTGCACGGTCGAAATACGCGAACTGGGCCCCTGCTTCGCCTGA
- a CDS encoding YciI family protein has protein sequence MRFMIIVKANADTEAGRLPDDALFAEMAAYHEALAQAGALLDAAGLQPSSAGWRIRYADGRRSVVDGPFAESKELVAGYTVIQARSRQEALEWTRRFPAPMGPGVAAEIEVRPLYEIDDLRQAAGTPGV, from the coding sequence ATGCGATTCATGATCATTGTCAAAGCCAACGCCGACACAGAAGCAGGCCGCCTGCCCGACGACGCCTTGTTCGCCGAGATGGCCGCCTACCACGAGGCCCTGGCGCAGGCCGGCGCGCTGCTCGACGCGGCCGGGCTGCAACCCAGTTCGGCCGGCTGGCGCATCCGCTACGCCGATGGCCGGCGCAGCGTGGTCGACGGGCCTTTCGCCGAAAGCAAAGAGCTGGTGGCCGGCTACACCGTCATCCAGGCGCGCTCGCGCCAGGAAGCCCTGGAATGGACGCGCCGCTTTCCGGCCCCGATGGGGCCCGGCGTCGCGGCCGAGATCGAGGTGCGGCCGCTGTACGAAATCGACGACCTGCGCCAGGCCGCAGGAACCCCAGGTGTCTGA